From the Periophthalmus magnuspinnatus isolate fPerMag1 chromosome 1, fPerMag1.2.pri, whole genome shotgun sequence genome, one window contains:
- the LOC117378254 gene encoding actin-binding protein WASF3-like has product MPLVTRCIEPRFLCRGAVPEGVSSELECVTNSALAAVIRQLGCLSRHAEDVFGLLFSEAHGVSLRMTSLQERVDSLSVKVTQLDSTVEEVSLQDINMRKAFRGSTIQDQQVMSRASILRPLLETYERCDPPPPLHLLTPYRDDGKDGMKFYTDPSYFFSLWREKMLQATENKRKEKRRHKEQKNTEETSGREVKKVRKARNRRQEWNLMAYDKELRPDARVSPSPYDSSPDRSGSGGSLKDVVQTQSLDRALRPSNTNPASTRQHSLGRNQSQHQQSAPPPAPANQSAARTAAKENDALPQVPPAPPPPPPLMTTPGHVTFSNSPAHSSAATATHAPTANSGGAARPFSPSPPAPPPMNPASPPPIATVTDRKPPVTVGTERKLLGPNFPMNDARSDLLAAIRRGIRLRQVQEQREQEEKREPTGNDVATILSRRIAVEYSESESENEQDQDWSD; this is encoded by the exons ATGCCTCTGGTGACTCGCTGCATCGAGCCGCGGTTTCTCTGCAGAGGAGCCGTTCCAGAGGGAGTGTCCTCAGAGCTGGAATGTGTGACCAACAGCGCCCTGGCAGCGGTCATCAGACAGCTGGGGTGTCTGA GCCGTCACGCGGAGGACGTGTTCGGGCTGCTCTTCTCTGAGGCTCACGGCGTCTCGCTCCGAATGACGTCGCTTCAGGAACGAGTCGACTCGCTCAGCGTCAAAGTCACACAACTGGACTCGACCGTGGAGGAGg TCTCTCTTCAGGACATAAACATGAGGAAGGCGTTCAGGGGCAGTACCATTCAGGACCAGCAGGTCATGTCTCGAGCCTCAAtcttgcgccctctgctggagacgTACGAGCGTTGCGACCCCCCACCCCCACTGCACCTGCTCACCCCGTACAG GGACGATGGTAAAGACGGAATGAAGTTCTACACAGATCCATCATAtttcttcagtttgtggagAGAAAAAATGCTCCAGGCGACAGAGAACAAAAGGAAAGAGAAACGCCGACACAAG gagcagaaaaacacagaggagacgtCAGGTCGAGAGGTCAAGAAG GTGCGTAAGGCTCGTAATCGTCGACAGGAGTGGAACCTGATGGCGTATGACAAAGAGCTGCGCCCTGACGCTCGCGTGTCGCCTTCGCCGTACGACTCCTCCCCTGACAG GTCGGGTTCTGGAGGATCCCTGAAGGACGTAGTCCAAACCCAGTCCTTGGACCGGGCTCTGAGGCCCAGTAACACAAACCCCGCCTCCACAAGACAACACTCTCTGGGACGCAATCAATCACAGCACCAGCAgtcagccccgccccctgcacCGGCCAATCAGAGTGCAGCACGGACCGCTGCCAAAGAAAA TGATGCCCTGCCACAGGTGCCCCCGGCTccgcccccccctcctcctctcatgaCTACACCTGGTCATGTGACCTTCTCCAACAGCCCCGCCCATTCTTCTGCTGCCACGGCAACGCACGCCCCCACCGCCAACTCAG GAGGCGCTGCACGTCcatttagcccctcccctccggCCCCGCCCCCCATGAACCCTGCCTCCCCGCCGCCTATCGCCACGGTGACAGACAGGAAGCCTCCGGTCACCGTGGGAACAGAGAGGAAACTCCTGGGACCCAATTTCCCCATGAACGACGCGCGAAGCGACCTGTTAGCCGCTATACGCAGag GGATCCGTCTGCGGCAGGTGCAGGAGCAGcgggagcaggaggagaagagagagcccACAGGAAACGACGTGGCGACCATTTTGTCCCGACGCATCGCCGTTGAGTACAGCGAATCTGAGTCCGAGAACgagcaggaccaggactggTCCGATTAG
- the LOC117378264 gene encoding opsin-5-like, giving the protein MSAAGAWRNNSFSRDPPLSDQGETIIGVYLLLLGWLSWFGNSLVLFVLLRQRNSLGPSEVLTLNLAVSDASIAVFGYSRGILEVFKLFDHTHLFIAHIWTCQVDGFLTLLFGLSSINTLTLISLCRYIKGCHPNKVRNISRGSTAVALVLVWSVSVFWSGAPLCGWGSYRDRGYGTCEVDWAQAEVSVLARSYIWALILAQFLVPVLVMLFCYVSIIRTVKRGHALSSEGTLSERQRKMERDVTIVSIVICTAFILAWAPYAVVSLWSACGFSVPNLTSIFTRLFAKSASFYNPLIYFGLNSKFRRDVVLLLPCAKNPTRTKTGLRPDQGPRRRPKPRPKLPPDPAHQLEVPNPYPPLPEAHMPSPSETGSDFECARL; this is encoded by the exons ATGTCTGCGGCCGGCGCCTGGAGGAACAACAGCTTCAGTCGAGACCCTCCTCTGTCTGACCAGGGAGAAACCATCATCGGAGTTTATCTACTACTGCTGG GTTGGCTCTCGTGGTTTGGGAACAGTCTCGTTCTGTTCGTTCTTCTCAGGCAGAGGAACAGTCTCGGTCCCTCTGAGGTTCTCACCTTAAACTTGGCCGTCTCTGACGCCTCCATCGCGGTGTTCGGGTACTCCAGAGGCATCCTCGAGGTCTTCAAACTGTTCGACCACACACACCTGTTCATCGCACACATCTGGACCTgtcag GTGGACGGGTTCCTGACTCTGTTGTTCGGTTTGAGCAGCATCAACACACTGACTCTGATCAGTCTGTGCAGATACATCAAAGGATGTCATCCTAAtaaag TGCGGAACATTTCCCGGGGCAGTACGGCTGTggctctggttctggtctggtcagTGTCCGTGTTCTGGTCCGGAGCGCCGCTGTGTGGATGGGGCAGCTACAGAG ACAGGGGCTATGGGACGTGTGAGGTGGACTGGGCCCAGGCGGAGGTGTCGGTTCTGGCCCGTTCTTATATTTGGGCCCTGATTCTGGCCCAGTTCTTGGTGCCGGTTTTGGTGATGCTCTTCTGCTACGTGTCCATCATCCGCACGGTCAAACGAGGACACGCCCTGTCCTCTGAGGGGACGCTgagcgagagacagaggaagatgGAACGAGACGTGACCATA GTTTCCATAGTGATCTGCACAGCGTTCATCCTCGCCTGGGCGCCGTACGCCGTGGTCAGCCTCTGGTCGGCGTGTGGATTCTCCGTTCCGAACCTCACCAGTATCTTCACTCGGCTTTTCGCGAAGTCGGCGTCCTTCTACAACCCGCTCATTTACTTCGGACTCAACTCCAAGTTCAGACGAGacgtggttctgctgctgcccTGCGCCAAGAACccgaccaggaccaagaccggACTGAGACCGGACCAGGGACCGAGGCGAAGACCCAAGCCCCGCCCCAAACTACCCCCAGACCCCGCCCACCAGCTCGAGGTGCCTAACCCCTACCCCCCCCTCCCCGAAGCCCACATGCCCTCCCCCTCCGAAACCGGATCGGACTTTGAGTGTGCACGGCTGTAg